DNA sequence from the Asticcacaulis sp. AND118 genome:
TCGAACGCCGCGTGCTGCGTGGCGCGCTCCAGCGTCCAGTCGGCATAGTCGGCCCAGTCGGTGGCGAAGCGCAGACGCGCGCCGTCCTTCATCACGCGGGCAAAGGCGTCCAGCGTCTCGGTCTGGACGAAGCGGCGCTTGTGATGGCGCGCCTTGGGCCACGGATCGGGAAAGAGGATGAAGACCTTGTCGATGCGGGCGGCGTTCAGCTTGTCGATCACCGGACGCGCATCGCCCGGCATCACACGCACATTCTTCAGCCCGCGCTCGTCGATATGACGCAGCAGGGAGCCCACGCCATTGAGGAACGGCTCGAAACCGAGGATCAGGGCCTGAGGATTGCGCTCGGCCTGCGTGGCCAGATGTTCGCCGCCGCCGAAGCCGATCTCCAGCCACAGCTCGCTGTGACCGCCAAGGTCGCCGGCATTGAGGCGCGCGATCAGGGCGTCGTTGATCTCGATATCCGGCAGCAGGGTGTCGAACAGGTCGGCCTGACGCGGCTTGAGCGTACGCGACTTGATGCGCCCGAATGAGCGCATGGGCCCCCAGGAGGGAGACGTGCCGGGGGATGCATTGGAGGTTTCGTCTGACATAGAGCGTCCTTATGGAACGCCAATCATCCCTTCCCCGTTCAAGGGGGAAGGGAGAGGAAATAGGGCGTGTTCGGCGCTCTCTTAGAACTCGGCTTTCAGCGCGTCAACCAGATCGGTCTTTTCCCACGAGAAGCCGCCGTCGGCATCGGGGGTGCGACCGAAGTGGCCATAGGCTGCGGTACGCTCATAGATCGGCTTGTTCAGCCCCAGATGCAGGCGGATACCGCGGGGCGTCAGACCACCGATCAGTTCCGGCAGCAGGGCTTCCACCTTCGCTTCATCCACCTCGGACGTGCCATGGGTGTTGACGTAGAAGCTCAAGGGGCGCGACACACCGATGGCGTAGGAGACCTGAAGCGTGCAGCGCTTGGCCAGACCCGCCGCCACGACGTTCTTGGCCAGATAGCGCAGGGCATAGGCCGCCGAACGGTCGACCTTGGTCGGGTCCTTGCCCGAAAACGCACCGCCGCCGTGCGGGGCCGCACCGCCGTAGGTGTCGACAATGATCTTGCGACCGGTCAGGCCGGCATCGCCGTCCGGACCGCCGATGACGAAGTTGCCGGTCGGATTGACCAGCCATTCGGTATCCGCCGTCACCATGCCGTGCGGCAAGACTTCGATGGCGTAGGGCTTCACGATGGCCTCGACATCCCTGGGCGTCAGACCGTCCTTATGCTGGTGCGAGATCAGCACCTTGAGGATGCGCGACGGCACGCCGTTCTCATATTGCACAGTGACCTGCGACTTGGCGTCGGGCTCAAGGCGGTGGTCGCCGCCGTGACGCGCTTCGGCCAGACGACGCAGGATGTTGTGCGACCATTGCAGCGGCGCGGAGGTCAGTTCTTCGGTTTCGTCCGAGGCGTAACCGAACATGATGCCCTGGTCGCCGGCGCCTTCGTCCTTGTTGTCGCCGGAATCGACACCCATGGCGATGTCAGCCGACTGGGCGTGCAGGTGGCAGGCATAGTGCGCCGTGGCCCAGTGGAAACCCTTCTGCGCGTAGCCGATATCCTTGATCGCCGCGCGGACCTTGTCCTCAAGTCCACCGATAATGTCGTGCATCTTGTCGTCAGCAGCACGCACCTCACCGGCCAGGATGACCCGCTCGGTCGTAACCAGCGTTTCGCAGGCCACGCGCGCTTCCGCGTCTTCACGCAGAAAGGCGTCGACCACAACGTCGGACACCCGGTCGGCAACCTTGTCCGGATGACCTTCGGACACGCTTTCGGAGGTAAAGATATAGGACGGACGCATGGTGACGCTCCACGGTTCAACAGAATGGCTCCCTTCCTCATATAAACATATCTTTATATGATCAAGCCGTTTGTGCGTGCGTCATATCAGCGTGCCACAAAACAAAACCCCGCCGGCGCCGGCGGGGTTTTCACGGAGATATCAAAATCGTCCGAAGGCGCAATTCAAGCGTCTTCATCCTCGGCCATGGCGCGTACCAGTTCAAGAATGCGGCGGCGATGCTTGGCGTTCTTGATGCGCGGGAAGGCCTCGGCCAGTTCGATGCCCTCGGTGGTCATAAGGAAGCCGTGCACGAACTGCTCGGACTCGGACTCCGAAAAGCCTTCGACCGCTTCGGACTCACCGTAACCTTCGAAGAAGTAGGCTACCGGCGCCTTGAGCGCGCGCGAGATTTCGTACAGTTTCGATGCGCTGATGCGGTTCGAACCGCGCTCGTACTTCTGTACCTGCTGGAAGGTGAGGGCGATGGTCTCAGCCAGCGCTTCCTGCGACATTCCCAAAAACTTGCGACGCATACGCACACGCGCACCGACATGCAAATCAACCGGATTCGGACTACGGTCCGTCTTAGAATTATCGTCCAACTTTGCCTCTGCTTTTTTCGGCGCGCCTTGTTGCAACGCCGTTCTTCGTACTGCCTCTTCGCACCCGGACTAGCGAAAAGGTTAATTTTATTGGTTGTTTTTGCTAACGGCTACAAAAGTCGTAAACATAACAGGAATCAAGCAAAAAAGCGCGACCAGCACGAGGTGCAGATGCCGCCAAAGAGTGTAAGGGGCAAATGCTACCGCTTCCGGTAACAGCACATCACGGAAACCTGACTGGCTTATACCTATTTCAGACCCTTTTACGATGCGACCCAACGGATCGATCACCGCAGATACACCCGTTGGAGTTGATCTTACCATGGGTAAACCTTCCTCTATGGCGCGATAACTCGACAGGTTGAGGTGCTGAACCGGTCCGGTCGTCGGGCCGAACCACGCGTCGTTCGAAATATTGACAATCCAGGATGGTTTGGGCCGGGCGGAAACAGGTTTACCGCCGTTGTCCGCCAGGGCGGGAAACAGGCCCTCATAACAGATCAGCGGCAGGAAACGCGGCAGATGCTCAACCTCTACCGCCCTTGTACGCGGGCCGGGCGTAAAACCGTCGCCCACATGCGCCAGTTCCTTGACCCCCAGCTTTTCCAGCGTGGATTCAAACGGCAGGAACTCACCGAAGGGCACCAGCTTGAACTTCGAATAGACAACTTCGTAGGTCGTCTCAGCCTTGTCCCGTGACAAGGCCAGCAATGAATTTCGCCATACGAGCAAGTCGTTTTCATCCATCGCGCGATGATAGGCCCCCCACAGCAGGACCTGATTTTCGGATAATAAAATGCCGAATAGATTTGCAGTCTCTGATTGTGGGTCAAGCAGGTTCTCAGCGGCGTCAGGCAAGGCCCCTTCCGGCCAGATCACCACGTCCGGATAGGGCTTATTATCACGTTTTGTTACTGATTGTAAAAATTCCCGCGTTGCGTGTGCCTTGGTGAAGGATACATACTCACGCATGACTTTCAGCAAAGCGCCTTCGGTCCATTTGGCCCTCTGACCGATGTTCGGCTGGACCAGTCGTATCCACGTGTCCGTCGTCCGGATCTCGGTCGTGGACAGCCTCACCGCGCCGTAGCCGGCGCCCGCAATCAGCAGCACAGCCGACACCACCGCCGGCCACGCGCTTTTCAGATCGCGGCCCCACCGGCTGACGGCCGGGCTGGAGAACAGGGCGACGGTAAACAGGCTCAACCCGTAGACGCCGAACAGCGAAGCCAGTTGCGAGACGGCCGAACCGGCCTTCCATGTCGCGCCTGCCGGGTTCCACGGAAAGCCGGTCAGTACGGTGCCGCGCAGCCATTCGAACAGGCAGAACAGGCCGGTAAATAGCAACCAGCGCGACCAATGGCCGCCCAGACGCCCGGCCGCCAGTTTGCGATACACTGCAAAGGCCGCGCCCCAGAAGAGGGCGATGCCGCCCGGTAACATGCAGACCGCGAACGGCGCCATCCAGCCCTGATTGCTGGCGTCGACCAGAAAGGCTTCTGCCACCCAGAAGCAACCGACAAGGAAATAGAGGAAACCGGCCCACCAGCCGAGGGCAAAGGCCTTGCGCAGCGGTTTCGGGCCCAGATCCTGATCCAGACTCCGCAACAGAACGGCATAGGCCAGCAGCCCCGGCAGAAACCCGAACGGAGGCTGAGCCAGCCCCAGCAGCAGCCCCAGCAGCGCCGCCTGCCGGTTCGGGCCCACATAGCGACGGTAGAGGGCAACAGCAGGCGCGAGACGGGCGCCGAGGTCGGTCAGGGTCATAAGTCTTCCGCGATCAGGTCGGGTTTGTCTTCGTGACGATGCAGGCGCAGGCGTTTGATGCGGCGCTGATCGGCGTCGAGCACTTCTATATCGATCCCCGCCGCGGCGTAAGGGATGATTTCGCCCGGCTGCGGCACCCGACCCGCCAGCATGGCCACCAGCCCGCCCAGCGTATCGACCTCTTCCTCGCTGTCCTCCAGATGCAGGTTCAGCTCCAGCCGTTCTTGCAGCGTCTTCAACTCGACGCGACCGCCGACCTCGATTTCGCCGGTCGGGGTTTCGATCAGGTCGTCGGTTTCTTCGTCGTCATATTCATCGGCGATGTCGCCCACAACGGCTTCGAGCAGGTCTTCCAGCGTCACCAGACCGTCGGTCCCGCCGTGCTCGTCGATGACCAGCGCCATGTGCGAACGCTCCGTCTGCATCTTCAGCAGCAAATCGGTCGCCGACATGGCCGACGGCACGTAGATCAACTCGCGCTTCAGCCGCCCGGTCACCGGCGCGTCCCAGTCGGGAATGCGCCCGTCTTCCGACGGAGCCAGCAGCTTGAACACGTCCTTGACGTGGATGACCCCCACGGGATGATCGAGATTGTCGCTATAGACCGGCAGGCGCGAATGTTCGCTTTCGACGCAGACGCGCACCAGTTCAGACAGGGTGGCGGTATCTTCGATGCCGATAATGTCCACGCGCGGCGTCATCACGTCGGTGACCCGCAGATTCTGGAAAGCACGGGCGTGTTCGATGAGGTCGTTGGAAACATCGGGGCGGTCGCTCAGACTGAGCGGCTTTTCCGCCTCGTCCGGCCCGATCAGGCCGAAGAGATTCAACAGGGTCTTTCTGGGTCCGGTCGTGCGCTGTGCGCCGCGACTGTCAGGCTCCGGCATGATGTGTGGCCTATTCGTTGTTTAGATAAGGATCGGCGATGCCGAGCCCCTGCAGGATCTTCCGCTCAAGGTCTTCCATCTCCTCGGCTTCGGGATCGTTGATATGATCATAGCCCAAAAGATGCAAAGCGCCATGCACGCTGAGGTGCGC
Encoded proteins:
- the metK gene encoding methionine adenosyltransferase; protein product: MRPSYIFTSESVSEGHPDKVADRVSDVVVDAFLREDAEARVACETLVTTERVILAGEVRAADDKMHDIIGGLEDKVRAAIKDIGYAQKGFHWATAHYACHLHAQSADIAMGVDSGDNKDEGAGDQGIMFGYASDETEELTSAPLQWSHNILRRLAEARHGGDHRLEPDAKSQVTVQYENGVPSRILKVLISHQHKDGLTPRDVEAIVKPYAIEVLPHGMVTADTEWLVNPTGNFVIGGPDGDAGLTGRKIIVDTYGGAAPHGGGAFSGKDPTKVDRSAAYALRYLAKNVVAAGLAKRCTLQVSYAIGVSRPLSFYVNTHGTSEVDEAKVEALLPELIGGLTPRGIRLHLGLNKPIYERTAAYGHFGRTPDADGGFSWEKTDLVDALKAEF
- a CDS encoding helix-turn-helix domain-containing protein; its protein translation is MRRKFLGMSQEALAETIALTFQQVQKYERGSNRISASKLYEISRALKAPVAYFFEGYGESEAVEGFSESESEQFVHGFLMTTEGIELAEAFPRIKNAKHRRRILELVRAMAEDEDA
- the lnt gene encoding apolipoprotein N-acyltransferase yields the protein MTLTDLGARLAPAVALYRRYVGPNRQAALLGLLLGLAQPPFGFLPGLLAYAVLLRSLDQDLGPKPLRKAFALGWWAGFLYFLVGCFWVAEAFLVDASNQGWMAPFAVCMLPGGIALFWGAAFAVYRKLAAGRLGGHWSRWLLFTGLFCLFEWLRGTVLTGFPWNPAGATWKAGSAVSQLASLFGVYGLSLFTVALFSSPAVSRWGRDLKSAWPAVVSAVLLIAGAGYGAVRLSTTEIRTTDTWIRLVQPNIGQRAKWTEGALLKVMREYVSFTKAHATREFLQSVTKRDNKPYPDVVIWPEGALPDAAENLLDPQSETANLFGILLSENQVLLWGAYHRAMDENDLLVWRNSLLALSRDKAETTYEVVYSKFKLVPFGEFLPFESTLEKLGVKELAHVGDGFTPGPRTRAVEVEHLPRFLPLICYEGLFPALADNGGKPVSARPKPSWIVNISNDAWFGPTTGPVQHLNLSSYRAIEEGLPMVRSTPTGVSAVIDPLGRIVKGSEIGISQSGFRDVLLPEAVAFAPYTLWRHLHLVLVALFCLIPVMFTTFVAVSKNNQ
- the trmB gene encoding tRNA (guanosine(46)-N7)-methyltransferase TrmB translates to MSDETSNASPGTSPSWGPMRSFGRIKSRTLKPRQADLFDTLLPDIEINDALIARLNAGDLGGHSELWLEIGFGGGEHLATQAERNPQALILGFEPFLNGVGSLLRHIDERGLKNVRVMPGDARPVIDKLNAARIDKVFILFPDPWPKARHHKRRFVQTETLDAFARVMKDGARLRFATDWADYADWTLERATQHAAFDWTAQSQTEWNVPPADHITTRYEEKKLGDCAPVFLDFYRRTRN
- a CDS encoding hemolysin family protein, translated to MPEPDSRGAQRTTGPRKTLLNLFGLIGPDEAEKPLSLSDRPDVSNDLIEHARAFQNLRVTDVMTPRVDIIGIEDTATLSELVRVCVESEHSRLPVYSDNLDHPVGVIHVKDVFKLLAPSEDGRIPDWDAPVTGRLKRELIYVPSAMSATDLLLKMQTERSHMALVIDEHGGTDGLVTLEDLLEAVVGDIADEYDDEETDDLIETPTGEIEVGGRVELKTLQERLELNLHLEDSEEEVDTLGGLVAMLAGRVPQPGEIIPYAAAGIDIEVLDADQRRIKRLRLHRHEDKPDLIAEDL